In the Arachis hypogaea cultivar Tifrunner chromosome 20, arahy.Tifrunner.gnm2.J5K5, whole genome shotgun sequence genome, AAGAATTCTTTCCGATGACCTAAGTTACTAAGAATAGATTTTTTAGAGgtctaacaaaaaattattttttttctatcagTTCTTTATCTATCTTTTTGTGTTCCTGTTGTGTCTCTTTTCTTAGTCCTATTAATTTTGTCGGTTAAATAACAGTATAAGCTAAGCTCATAAATACATAACACAAACAAAAAAAACATCCCATTCAGTATCTGACCTCTTGTAATTTTGTAAGAcagttttgttatttttattagagTAAAACCTCTTCCCGGTTCCTAACTATTTACGAAATTGATCTGGCGCCCCCTCACCATTAGAAATTAACAACGCGGTTCTTAACCATTCTCTCCGTGTGACCAAAAGGACCCTCTTACTGGTACTTTCAGTTAAGAGGGTCCTTTCGGTCACATGGAGAGAATGGATAAAGACGGTATTGTTATTTTCTAATGGTGAGAGGGCGCCAGGTCCTTTTCAAGATGGTTAGTGACCGGAGAGGGATtttacttaaaattaaaaaataaataaaaaaaaaagcattgttttaaattttacatCTAATACATTCTGCCATATTTTACATGTGGACGGAGAGCAAACAACGTTAAACTTAATAGATAGCACGAGATCATTAACAACGAGATCTAATACAAAAGTAATAATTATTTGGGTTGATTAAGCATTATTATGTCTTGGATTCAGGGTTTTAAGAATGACATGTATGTTCTATATTGTTGaacctaaaacaaaaaaaaaagttagttcaagattattattattccatACACTTTTTTCTAGAAAAATTAAACTGCTTTTCTTATTAGTGGAATTAAATTCATCAACCATAATTTTAATAGTAGGGTTACACATAGAAACTAAATattctttttagatttttagaagtGATATTTGCTTCATCCAAATGTTCGTAATATgacgaattaattttaatttaattttatgtattttaattttatttatttagttacttGTAAGaagatttttagagttttctttattTAACCTAAAGTTAAGTGAGTTTTTTCGATTTAATTTCCAAATCAGTGAACAAAttaaattgaggtatttctttcttgttgcatcaagaaattgaataaaaaatcaactgattctctttgtattcaattttaaGTAAAATTTCTCCCCGGTCCATGACCATTAGAAAATAATAACACGGTCTTTATCCATTCTCTCCATGTGACGAAAGGACCCTCTTGTCAGTTTTCGGGTAAAAAGTAATCGAAAGTATTAATAAGAAAGTCCTTTTAGTCACACGGAGAGAATGATTAAAAACCGTATTGTTAATTTCTAATGGTGAGGGAGCGTCAGGTCAATTTTGTAAATAGTTAGGGACCGGGGAGGGGTTATATTCTTTTCATTACTCTTACTTGTAAAGAGTTGAGTTATACACTAATTAGTTTAGTACCGTAAGGTATTTCGGTTTCGGATGTAGTTGGGATTtggatttaaattttgtttatcactttggtatctcattagaaattttggtTTAAGTAGAGTTATCATCTATTTTATACCTCTATATTTCATAATGAAATATTTGTTATCGTCTTTATCTGTAGACGTAGGCGTTAAGCCGAACCACATAAGATCTCTTGTGCCATTTTGTTACGCTTCCGCTTCCACCTGAATTTCTTATAAGTGGTATCAGAAGTCACAAGAATTCTGGGCCAAATGAGTTCTCAAGATATCATCCGTGACGGAATTTGAAATCAAGCAATTTGATGGTCGTATCAATTTTGAGATGTGAAAAACCGTATGATGGCAATTCTTACACAACATGGTATGAGAGTTGTGATTAATGGCAAGGAAAAGATTCCTACCAAAATGAaggattctaaataaaaaaagatcaatCGAAGGGCTCTTACAATCATTCATTTATGTATTATAGACGATATGCTGCAAGAGGTTCTTTCAGAAGAAACAATTGCTTCGTTATGGACTAAGTTGGAGTCATTATACATGACCAAGACGATAGTCAATCATCTCAGTGTTTTACAACGTCTGTATATGTTACATACGATAGAAGGAACTTCGGTAAAATTTTATATTGTCGAGTTCACATTTTTTGTGACAGAATTAAAGAATATAGTTTAGAGTATCTCTAGAGAGCAACAAGCTATGATGTTGCTTTGTTCGTTACCCAATTCCTACAAGTATTTTCGTGAGATATTTATCTATAGATGTGAAAGTCTTAGTATTGATGAAGTTAACTCTTCGCTTTTGAATCATGAAAAGATGGAGCACGATGGTGGTAATAATCTTGATGCCACAAATAATGCTTTGGTTGTTAGGGGTGATTGGATAGAAAAGTCAAAATCTGGATTCAAATATCGTGAAGGGAGATGTAGATATTGCCACAAAAAAAATCATTGAAAATCAGATTGTCTGaagctcaaaaataaaaaagatgaagattccaatgcaacaactaatcttgCAAAGTATGATGAAGTTCTCTAGTATCAACTAGCTTAGCTGATATTATTTGAGGGTTTGTTTCAAAGTGTTCTTactctatttttcttatttagaATTTGTTTTCTTTAagtattagtattttttatttcacgtagagtaaaaaaacaaaatatgaaattattgtAATATCATTGCAAAATTAGATTTGTGTATGGCACTTTGGAGACGACGACTTTGAATCTTGTAAAAATCAAACTAAGGTGGAAATTTGTTGTGAAGTTGGTTGATTTTTCTTCAAAGATATAGTAGTTAAAATGAGGCAAATATTAGTGGTAGATGACTAGTTAGAACATGTGCATGTATACATGTCAAATGTGGTAACTGCATGCATTGAAATTGAAGTAAAGATACTAGCATAAATAAGAGCATAACCATACACGACACAAACAAGAATCCCATTTAGTATGTATATCTCCTCTTGTAATCTTTTGAGTTGTGTTGTTTTGGTTACTCTCATTTTGAGGAGTTGAGTTATACACTTTAATTTAATACCGTAAAGTATTTTGgatgtatttaaaatttgagtttgAGTATTGTTTATCACTTTACTATCTCATTAGAGATTTTCCCTTGTGTTATTTTGTTACCGACAAGTTTTTGGCGTTGATTGCGATAGAAGGTGCGCTGACTAACTATTCAGCTAATTGAATCTGAACcttttgaatttgaatataaGAGTTAGTATTCCCAGCACCGGTTAATGGGTCTCCGCGGGATGACAGTGAGTTTAATGTAAAAGCTTGAGGTTATGAATTCCTCCGTTTGTATATTTATATACACCAACTAATCATTACTCATAATTAGAGTATAATATCAACAGCTATGATTCAGCAAATTCAAATTGTACGAAATGTCTAAATCTTGCCACTGAATAGGTGATATCATAACGAACTGATATGGAATATTTCTCTTACAATTCGAGTCTTGTTCACTGtaaaaactaaataactaaaaaagaaagagagaaagaaatcctaaaaaattgcatgctatgtataaaaaataaactCAAACATGAATAGCAAAGCAACCGGAGACTTGCTTTGGCAATAACACAATTGAATAGCTATCTACAATCCTTCAAATATGACGACGGACTTTCTAAGATCATGCTTGATGATTTGCTGCTGTCACCCTTGCCTGGTGATCCGCATTCACTGAAGTCAAGTATGCGTCGCTCCACCTGTAAACAAATAAGTTCTAGGTGAGCAAgctactgaaaaaaaaaacaaaaaaaaaaaaacaaaaaaactaaaaaaaaaaaccaaaaaaaaacaaaagaaactagAAATCTGAAAGTATATAGTGAGCAGCACCCTTGTATTTACTTTATACACATGAAAGAATAACATCTATTCAATTCGGTTAAAACAGCACAAGAACCAAAATTCAACTGAAAGTGTTGCTTTTCTCTTGCCAAGTTCCATCAAGTAATATAAGAGATCGCAGTTGGTTTCGGAAAAAGCTTGAATATGGAAGGGCAGAGGAACCCAGCTCTTACCAAAGCTTTTGAAGTCAATTGAGAATGGTTCACATGCTGCTTCTGTGGATCATTATTTTCCTTGTTCTCATCCCTGTTGTTTCCAGATGCATCTTTTGGTAACGCCTTAGGAGTTTCATTTTCCAAAATCTCATGAGCATTGGCATATTGAGCAGCAGTTTGTTCGCTAACCTGTTTCATCAACCCAATTGCATCATAGCTTCTATCACATGGGCTCATGAATATCCCAAAATCCTGAAACATTATTTTGCAGTAGTTAGTAGAGTGGGAAATTCAAATCCACTTCAAGAAAGTAATTATCCAACAGAATCAACAATACCTCAATTGTAATTTCGGTATCAATCCTGGGACTAGACAGAAATGTATTTATGAACCAAGGAGATTTCCACGGTGAAGGTGATTCAAGGCTTCTCCTAAAAGGTGTTTCATTAAATCTAAAATCAAACAAGCAGTCAGTCAGAAACAATGCAACAATTGCCATCAAACATAATAAAACAATAAATTGTTTATTAAAAAAGTTGAGCATTTAACTGCTTTAAAATGACAGAAGTGTTTTCGAAAGCAGTGGTTTAAAGAATCAACACCGTTAACACAGGCCAAAATGAGGAACCTGACCTCATCCTAGGTTCCAATATCAAAACAACCAAATATTGAGCATCATCACTTTGATGAGACCAAGTTAAAAGAATAAATAGATGTCTAAAATGATTCTAGAAACAGTAACAGTATTGTTAAGAGTATTACATGCTGGATGTTTCAAAGCCTCCATCTTTTCCTGTTTGATCACCCAAATTTTCTACCGCGGCTGTTGAACAAACAGATTGTACACATGTAAGAGCAATTGAAACTCTCTCATTCTCCTTTACACGAATACAAGGAGACTTAACACTTGAGCATGCatgtttatttgttctagcacttaATACTATGTCTGATTTCACACCAACTTGATTAGGAGAATTCAACAGCAAGTTATTCGGATCACGGTCAACCAAGACTCCAGAACGTTGTTGCACCTGGCAAATAAAATAACAAGGGTGATAAGtaaatgttttcaaattcaggAAAGTAATTAAAGAGGATCATACTTACAATCTCAACGGTAGTGTTAACATCATCATTCCTCTTAGAATCAACATCGAGAGCTCGTTGCTCAGTCTTATCCAGAAAATCACTAGCATCCTTATCATTTACTGATTTATTGTCGTCCAGCATTGGTGGTTCATTTTTCTTGTCTACTTGTTCCATTTCAGAAGATGGCCCAAGACTTTCCTTCAATGGAGATGGAGAAAGTGGATCTGCTTTCTGTGTCTCACTGTCATCAAACATGACATCCAGTCGGGAAAAGTTTTTTATCAAGTTGGATGTCTCAAGTTTCTTGTCAACTCTCTTATCTGATAGAGGAGACAAAAAATCACGGTGTCTTTTCTTTAATATTGATGGTGTACCTGTGAAGGTTTTAGCAGCACTTTTCAACAAAGCATCCGGGCTTTTATCATGAGAAGGTGAGTCCCATAACCTAAAGGGAGTCAGACAGTTCATAGAGGACATCATAAACTGGCGAATACCAAGGGGACTAAATTCTTGCTGCATATCACTGCCAGATTGTACAAGATCACAGCTGAAGAAAGGAATATCCGAACTAGGAAAACGGGGAGGTTCATAACATAAAGCTCCTGTGTCTTCCTGTTCTGCATGCCCATTCAGCTTTTCCATGATAGAATGGTCAGTTTTTTTAGTATCTGGTCCACAGCCAAAACTATTTACAGGGATCAATTTTGAAGTGTCATTCACTATATCAGATTCCTCTTGCATTTCAGCACTACATATACCATAAATAGAAGGAGCACTGGCTAAGTCATTAGCATAAACATCATGTGCTCTGGAGACAAACTGCTGATCCTCAGGCTGAAGTAAATGTTTTGTTTCTGAAGTACACTGCAATCTACCATCATTAGCAGTAGGTACTGAGGCAGATGGTAAAGACGACTCGTGAAGAATGGAAGTGCACCCAGACAAGTCAACCATATGTACACCTTTATTATAGTCCACAGAAGAAGGGCCGTCATCACTTATTGCCTCTGAAAATAAAACTCTGCAACATTCATCATCAGATATCAACATGTGCTCTCGTAGCGAGTCCATAGCAGTAGGTCTTATGGATGTTGAAACAGCTAGCTCTACAGAAGTCTGAAATGGAGCATCGGCCATATCATGGCCTTCACAGCGAGCATGAACCATACACTCATTTTGCAACTGTGTGGATTCCTGCACAAAACCCAGTGAGGAAATATTGGGTAAGGAAAGCAAATTATGATGGCAATCCCCGGCTGCTGGATTTAcaggttcttgtgagtaattttGCTCAATGAATTGAGAGGAGGAAGTCACTTGGCGAGGCATCTCTGGGATAGATATAGTGATGTCGTCCAGAGAAACATAATATGGCTCTGAACAAGAAGCTTGGCTAGGACTATACCCCTTTCCAGGACCATATTCTTCGTTTCCTCTGTATTCCTCTCTGGATTGTAAAACATTGCTCATCTCTTTGGCAGATGGAAACTGTGTGGCATTAGCTGACTCCTGGCTACATTGTGAAACTTCCTCTCCTTCAGTCCCCCTATGACCAGCTTCATCTCCACTAGACTgcaactttgaagaggttgaggCCATGGGTTGATTGGGATTTCCAACAAGTGGTACATTTGATAACGGAGTAATCAAGCCTGACGCCAAGTAAGAATCCAATTTCTTTTTTACAGAACTGTTCCAGTGGTTTTTTATGGCATTGTCTGTCCTGTACCCACAGAAAAACACAAGTACATTACAAATCTGCTTACCTATATAAACTGAAGAACGATGAAGCTAACCTATTCAAGGAACTCTGAAGCCATACTACCCAAGTCTATGCCACTGACTCCACCATGAAGTGGAAATTTGGGAGCGTGCCCCCTTTTCAACCTTCTCCCTACTTCGGGGCAaatttcattattattgttattacctTCCAGGTAAGAACTTTGTTAGTTCTGCCCATTTGTTTCCATAAATTTGATGAGCACGTATAAGAGCCAACTCCTCTTCCTGtgtccatgcttccttgtttatTGAAGGATTAAGATGATTATGCCACCTAatgaaagattttaaaaaattaccaATAAATATTAATAACATTGCTCCAAATCCttcaatttgaattataaagACACCCAACATTATTTATTTTGGACAATAAAACTCTAATCGTACTTGTCTTgtagaaaatactatttatacATCAAGTAATCATACCTTTCTCGACATTGCTTACCAATACGTCCAGGTAAACTCTGAGCAATAGTAGACCACTTTTTAGGCCCATATTGATTCACTAATTCGATAATTATTTCATCTTCCTGTTTACATTCATATTCATTAGTATTGTTAATATTAGATAAATACCTAAGCAGAAAACTTATACAATCTATATCATATACAACTtcagaaacaaaataataacagaATAGAAATGGGAAGTAGAGGTTACCTCTTTAGACCATGGACCTTTGACAAGATCTGGATTTAGGACTTTCTGCCATCTATGCAGGCACTGGACATCAGTTCTATCCTTGAAACACTCAGCTACAGAGATAACGAAAGCAATTCAAACATTGAATAATCAAGTTGCACACAAAATGAGAGACGGTGAAAGTGAATGAGTGAAACTACCAAACTGCTATGAgacctaaaataaaaattatttaaaaaaaaaggcaaaagcaaagatttttcttttcatttaaatCTGCACAATTAGGTCTATTAAGGTCCAACTGAAGAACCCTGCTTAATAGACTTAATTGGACAATTTATTATTACCCTAGTGGACGACCGGATGCCAGTTGAAGTGGGTCAACAAAATGTTCTTAAAACATACTCAATGATACAAACATATTACCTATTTTTTTCCAATTCTTTCCTTTAAAACGCTGAACAGCTTTACGCAAAGTCTCATCCTGCAAAACCAAAATCCATTATATTGAGTTCATAATTTAATTCATACATCTGTAGATATAACTATCAATAAATTTTGAAGTCCAAGATATAAGACCAAAAGAACTGAAATCCTAAACGCATACACATAATATGAAAGTAGCAAATATTTATatgaatataatttatataaaaggtAACCAGAATATGAAATAGTAATCAAATTTACCTCTTCGGCAGTCCATTGTCCTTTTGTAGAACGCCTTGTAGGACCAGTCGTCCTCCTACAAACACACAATTTATTGGGAGAGAAAGATTAAGTTCACTTCCTCTGAGAGAAATAAATCCTTACTATGGTTAACTGCAACGAAAGAACTATAGGAAAAGAGGAAACACGAAGGGTGATGAATGAGCTTCAAAGATAGTCAAGTTAATTGTTAAAAGGCTTTCAGCTAAGCACTAGCAGGGAAATGTCCTATAGCTGCTAGAGAGAAACAGAAGAAGCACACTAACCTTTATACAAAAGGGTAATTATTAGATAACAAGAACAAGTGCAGTTTAAAAAATGAAGTAAAACATGAATGATCTGAAAATTACCCGTGCAATGCTCTAATTTTCTGAACACCATCAACTACCCCATTTGGTGCAGCAATGATTTCCCTGTCACCTTCCATAGTTTGTTGGCAGATAAGAAAAATACCACACCCCAATTCCCACTCGATTATAATTCTCTTTGCACTTGGCTCCCCAGATCATTATAGTCCCGCCCTTAAACATGAATCAGTATGAATCTGAGCTGAAACAAAACACAGAAATCACAATAATTTTCCATCAAACCAAACAATTCAACCAAGAATATTGAAATCTTCAACAAATTGCAGCTTCTAATTATATCATAAGCCTTCCCCGACTTGCATCACGCAACAATGCAGCATTTACCTAACCACCCACCAGCTTAATTACACAACTGAGCACTCAAATCGAACTCAATGAAGCTCAATTGAAACTTTCAATTTCAAGAAAGCTCAAGTTATCAACTTTTTCCCCCTTTTATAACGAGACTAATTATTTCTATTCAAGTTAAACTTGAACGAAAACTGAGGAGCCAGTGTCAAATACAAAGCCAACGCAGATTTAATAGTGACTACGAATTTTGAATGAACGAAATCCAAATCGACCGTTAGATACTCACAGTACATTGCTTCAGAATGCGAGTTCGAGAAACAACTAATAACGCGATCGAAACGGCGCGCATCTGAAGATCCAAACGGGGATTGCGAAGAGAGATCTACGGATGCAGATTTTGGAAGaagattttagagagagaaacagaGTGAGCGAGTCAATGGAAAACGATCCAaacaatttttttcattcaaacataAAGGGGCGGGTCTATTTGGGTTTTCAAACCCTATCGgttatagtcaccaaaaaaaaaaaaaaaccctatcgGTTAAATGTCGAGCATGTTTGTGATTTCAACGGTGGAGATTGTGACACGTAGGAGTATAAGTTGTGTTTCTGTTCTTCGTATGAAGCGTGCCGTCTTTTTAccgtctttttaaaaaaaaaaactcaacggGCAACTTATTTTATTGTCCAATTTTTGTGCTATTTTGGAAAGAGTCcctctctttctttttatttcttcaaATGTCCACCACAGATAACAGCGTTTTTAGTTGAGTTATTTAATGCTACATAATTTGATGTTTCCCTTCTACCTTCCGAGAGGGAAAAGgtgcaaaaattttttttttttggtgcctTGTACAATTGTACTGgttagggtgtgtttggcaaaaGCGTTGAGGAGGAAAGAAGCACGTTTGAGTCTCTTGAAAGTTTCACTTTTATGTTTGGCAACTTTTATCCTTCTGAACGCAGAAGTGATTCTATCTTTAAACGTACGTTTAGGAGAAGCTAAAATTTGTAGCTTCTGCGTTTCACGTTCATGGTGGCTGATTATCTTAGAAAATTAGGtagaaattttatttcttttttactaaTCCtatccttcattttcttctatacAAAGGATACTAGTAACTATTACCATCACAGTTCTCTGTAATTCCTCCTACTTATTCTtagttccaattttttttatcaaaatggttcaaatttatttcaatcactaGTAaagtgaatattttatttttttttattatttttagtacttacttttatattttaattttatattttttattgtattttatatttatagcataaatatttttatattatttgtgtagTATTCTAATTTTtcatgttatgtttttatataaattttttttatcatttattatactattttttatatgtatattttttatgaaattttttttatttttgtttagctttgttcatgtgatttttatttattttattgtattttttttttattcatatgacaaatgttgttgatttttttattgtgttatcatttttagatattttattaattttatgatatttttattattttttgttcatatgaatttttttttctatcctTTACTGCattatatttatgttgtgtatgaaattttttatttttttatttgattttattcatatgaattttatttaccttttattgtattttttttgttcagatgatatatgttgttagttttatgaaatttttattatttcttatctgtatcaatttttttattctttgatgcactatatttttgttttgtattaattttttttattttttattctaattttataaaatttataattgtaattattatatactacatttattatcaaaattttataatataaattatgatcttataaaaaaagacaaaataaataaaaactaattataagtaacaatagagtcatagataataaaaaatagttgATACAACAAAGGAAATGGATTATagtctaaaataatactaaattaaagagtattgacagtactaaaaaattatagaatattttttttgtttgatattataaaatttatagtactctttttcatatttttattttttattgtatttattttatttatatgataaatattttttatattatttttgttaacgttttgattttgcatgtatataaaaaaattatttaaattgatgtctcttttggtaatttttcatctaaaagtgattttgagtagtataatccaaacaacatttattttactataatcaattttgatacaaagattgccaaacataaatcacgttgacacaaacttactttttatcaaaatcaattttgcaaaatcaattctatGCAAACTCCCATTTGCAAActataatccaaacacacacttaagagaaaagaaaaagcaaaagtaCTAATAAGAATAATTCTAGTCTCAAATAAATGTatatctatttttctattttattaaaataattttttaagaagtactttaacataaattattttttatatggatAAATAAGTGATATTTTTGTTGAATATTGTTATTTGGGATATTTTGCAGAATTGTAGAGTTGTAGATACACTGATACAACACGTAGGTGCGTGTTGCTTTTGTAGATATTCCGGCAGAATTTTAAAGCAACTTTAACATTTAACAAGGATTCACTACGTGTTGCACTTGAATTTGCTGGTGTCCAATTTATCATATTTGTGACGTCCACCCACTTctgtaaaaaaaagtaaaactaaTTACTCATGTGGTACATTGGTAAgtaaaactttttattattttaatacaaaatcGAATTTTGATTTCTCagcattaaaataataaaatgttcCAATTAATAATTCCattaaataaaagagagaataaatataaaaggaaaaaggaattttgaacaAATTTAAGTGGagatagagagaaagagaatttaaaattccctttattattttcaagaaaaaaaattttgatttcttagttaaaattaaaatgtttttCGGATTAATAATTCCATTGACTAAAAGagagaataattataaaaaagaaacgaaagagagctgctacacatacaagtctttttggcgtacaagtttatacaagttaaccctaacttaataaaattcacttttataatgcaagaaagaagaagaagaattttgaattatgcaaaacttatcaatACACATAtaccaaaaatttttaaacaatacaatataaataacttgTATAAACTTGTATGTGAAGAATAATTCTTTAGCTAAATAAAATTCTTTATCAAAATCTCTTGAAGATTCTTCCAATTATATACTTAGATTATTTGGtcgttaaaaaatttaattatactctaaaacttctttcccttctttaatATACACCTGTCGAAAAAGAAGATAAGGTAGAAAATAAGTACAAATTTTGCGGAGTATTAATTTGTAAATCACCCCTAAAGGAAGATTTTACATAAAATCACTTAAGCTAAACACTTAATATATACTAGCATAAAAAGCGGGAAAGGtaggaaaaaatataaaatttcgcCCAAAGAGAAACAAAAACTTGGTAGATTATAAAGAGAAGTGTGTTGAAATGATATCAAAACCTAATAAGCTGAGAATACATCAGGCTACCATACAATATTCAGCTTCAACCAAAATCTTAAGAGACCCCAAAAGTTGATCTCTATTTAGAGTATTTAAACTTTCTGAGATTTGTTTGGGCGATTTCGTGATCCATTATCTCTAGAGCGTGCATGTTTTCCTCCTCTACCACCATGCCTTCCTCCCCTGCTAAaacattatattattaatattcttGGTTTCACCCCATCCATATAGTACAACTAAGAGGATGGGAATGAAGAAAAGAAACACACAGGATTATGCTGGTCAAATTCAAGGCATTGCTTTGTGTCGCTACTTACCTTCCTCGATTACCCTTAAACTCGCGGTACTTCTTGTCTTGGTTTTTGCGGAGAAGGCTCCAGTATTCTCTTTCAGCCTCACCTGAGATCATAGACAGCAAGTTGTAGCTTGAGTTTATCAACCAATCACAATTTAACTGTCAGCAAATACCACTCTGGTACTGATAGTAATCTCAACAACTATGCACCTTCCaaagtccaaataaatttaaaaagaatttccATTTTTTAATGCAATGAGCAATGGATGAAACACTGATAGAAACAATCACAAATAACGTACTAGTGAAAAATAGTTTTGTTCATGAAGCAGAAGTTTTTAACAGGTAAATAGGGCAGACAATATATCATCAGACAATGATAATTAGAAACAAATTTGAGAGTACAAATTAAAAACACTAAATGGTAAATATTCTAAAGAATTGCTTGCACCAACCAGTCACTGGATCTAGGATAGCAACAAAATTCTTCACAGGCAAGCCACCCTTATCAGTAAGTACCGCAGCAGCACGAGCTTTCTGAGCAGCTTCAGCTTCTTCAAACCGGATGTATCCTGACTCATCTCCAATCGTGAAATCAATGAACTaaacaggaaaataaaaatacaagatTAACACACCAGCCTTATCCAATTCAAAAAGATGATGAAAATAACCAAAGATAAACTAGAAAAATAAGTATCCCAAAAAGTGATGGGGTCTCCAA is a window encoding:
- the LOC112783282 gene encoding transcription factor MYB3R-1, translating into MEGDREIIAAPNGVVDGVQKIRALHGRTTGPTRRSTKGQWTAEEDETLRKAVQRFKGKNWKKIAECFKDRTDVQCLHRWQKVLNPDLVKGPWSKEEDEIIIELVNQYGPKKWSTIAQSLPGRIGKQCRERWHNHLNPSINKEAWTQEEELALIRAHQIYGNKWAELTKFLPGRTDNAIKNHWNSSVKKKLDSYLASGLITPLSNVPLVGNPNQPMASTSSKLQSSGDEAGHRGTEGEEVSQCSQESANATQFPSAKEMSNVLQSREEYRGNEEYGPGKGYSPSQASCSEPYYVSLDDITISIPEMPRQVTSSSQFIEQNYSQEPVNPAAGDCHHNLLSLPNISSLGFVQESTQLQNECMVHARCEGHDMADAPFQTSVELAVSTSIRPTAMDSLREHMLISDDECCRVLFSEAISDDGPSSVDYNKGVHMVDLSGCTSILHESSLPSASVPTANDGRLQCTSETKHLLQPEDQQFVSRAHDVYANDLASAPSIYGICSAEMQEESDIVNDTSKLIPVNSFGCGPDTKKTDHSIMEKLNGHAEQEDTGALCYEPPRFPSSDIPFFSCDLVQSGSDMQQEFSPLGIRQFMMSSMNCLTPFRLWDSPSHDKSPDALLKSAAKTFTGTPSILKKRHRDFLSPLSDKRVDKKLETSNLIKNFSRLDVMFDDSETQKADPLSPSPLKESLGPSSEMEQVDKKNEPPMLDDNKSVNDKDASDFLDKTEQRALDVDSKRNDDVNTTVEIVQQRSGVLVDRDPNNLLLNSPNQVGVKSDIVLSARTNKHACSSVKSPCIRVKENERVSIALTCVQSVCSTAAVENLGDQTGKDGGFETSSIFNETPFRRSLESPSPWKSPWFINTFLSSPRIDTEITIEDFGIFMSPCDRSYDAIGLMKQVSEQTAAQYANAHEILENETPKALPKDASGNNRDENKENNDPQKQHVNHSQLTSKALVERRILDFSECGSPGKGDSSKSSSMILESPSSYLKDCR